A window of Candidatus Pantoea floridensis contains these coding sequences:
- the phnN gene encoding ribose 1,5-bisphosphokinase: MARLIWLTGPSGAGKDSLLNALREAPPDNLLIAHRYITRAADAGGENHVALSEAEFRRREALGLFAVSWQAHGLHYGLGEEIDLWLARGLNVLVNGSRLHLPIVQQHYGTQLLPLVLQVSPEVLAKRLRQRGRESDVEIAKRLARAAEPLPAHCYALNNDGALRDTLEHLRQLLAD; encoded by the coding sequence ATGGCGCGCCTCATCTGGCTGACCGGGCCTTCGGGCGCGGGCAAAGATAGCCTGCTGAACGCGCTGCGTGAGGCGCCGCCGGATAATCTGTTGATCGCCCATCGCTACATCACGCGCGCAGCCGATGCCGGCGGCGAGAATCATGTGGCGCTGAGCGAGGCGGAGTTCCGGCGACGTGAAGCACTGGGGCTGTTTGCCGTGAGCTGGCAGGCGCACGGTCTGCATTATGGGCTGGGCGAGGAGATCGATCTGTGGCTGGCGCGCGGTCTTAACGTGCTGGTCAACGGTTCGCGCCTGCATCTGCCGATAGTGCAGCAGCATTATGGTACGCAGCTGCTGCCGCTGGTGTTGCAGGTGTCGCCGGAAGTGCTGGCGAAGCGGCTGCGGCAGCGCGGGCGGGAGTCAGACGTTGAGATCGCAAAACGTCTGGCGCGTGCGGCCGAACCGCTGCCGGCACACTGCTATGCGCTGAATAACGATGGCGCATTGCGCGATACGCTCGAGCATTTGCGGCAATTGTTGGCTGATTGA
- the phnD gene encoding phosphonate ABC transporter substrate-binding protein: protein MKLTSLALLTMAMAFGVNAADAPKELNLGILGGQNATQQIGDNQCVKDFFDKELQVDTKLRNSSDYSGVIQGLLGNKIDLVLSMSPASYASVYLQNPKAVDIVGIVVDDKDGSQGYHSVVIVKADSPYKKLEDLKGKSFGMADPDSTSGFLMPNQAFKKEFGGTVDDKYNNTFSSVTFSGGHEQDILGVLNGQFDGAVTWTSLIGDRESGYTSGAFGRLIRMDHPDLMKQIRIIWQSPLIPNGPILVSNNLPADFKAKVVATIKKLDKDDHGCFVKAVGGTQHIGPATVADYQNIIDMKRDLMKGSRG, encoded by the coding sequence ATGAAACTGACCTCTTTAGCTTTACTGACTATGGCGATGGCTTTTGGCGTTAACGCTGCGGATGCACCAAAAGAACTGAACCTCGGTATTCTCGGCGGCCAGAACGCCACACAGCAGATTGGCGATAACCAGTGTGTGAAAGATTTCTTCGACAAGGAGCTGCAGGTGGATACCAAACTGCGCAACTCCTCAGATTACTCCGGCGTGATTCAGGGCCTGCTGGGCAACAAGATTGATCTGGTGCTGAGCATGTCGCCTGCTTCTTACGCCTCGGTTTACCTGCAGAACCCGAAAGCGGTAGATATAGTTGGCATTGTGGTGGATGACAAAGACGGTTCACAGGGTTATCACTCGGTGGTGATCGTCAAAGCCGACAGCCCGTATAAAAAACTGGAAGACCTGAAGGGCAAATCGTTCGGCATGGCCGATCCGGATTCCACCTCAGGCTTCCTGATGCCAAATCAGGCATTCAAGAAAGAGTTTGGCGGCACGGTTGATGATAAGTACAACAACACCTTCTCCAGCGTCACCTTCTCCGGCGGCCACGAGCAGGACATTCTCGGCGTGCTCAACGGCCAGTTTGATGGCGCGGTAACCTGGACATCGCTGATTGGCGACCGTGAAAGCGGCTATACCTCCGGCGCGTTTGGTCGCCTGATTCGTATGGATCATCCGGACCTGATGAAGCAGATCCGCATTATCTGGCAGTCGCCGCTGATCCCGAACGGCCCCATTCTGGTGAGCAACAACCTGCCCGCTGATTTCAAAGCGAAGGTGGTGGCCACCATCAAGAAACTGGATAAAGACGATCACGGCTGCTTTGTTAAAGCGGTGGGCGGAACCCAGCACATCGGCCCGGCAACCGTGGCGGATTACCAGAACATTATCGATATGAAGCGTGATTTGATGAAGGGTTCGCGCGGGTAA
- the phnL gene encoding phosphonate C-P lyase system protein PhnL, with translation MQPLLRVEQLSKTFVLHNQSSAALPVLQDANLEVSGGECVVLHGRSGSGKSTLLRALYGNYQANSGHIWLQHQGEWIDMANAPARQILAIRCHTIGWVSQFLRVIPRVPTLEIVMQPLLERGTERAFCEKRAKELLTRLNVPERLWSLAPSTFSGGEQQRVNIARGFIADYPVLLLDEPTASLDSANSAAVVELIEQARARGAAIVGIFHDEAVRARVADRLHVMQPVNTGAEA, from the coding sequence ATGCAACCTTTATTGCGCGTAGAGCAACTCAGCAAAACTTTTGTGCTGCACAACCAGAGCAGCGCCGCGCTACCGGTATTGCAAGATGCCAATCTGGAAGTCAGCGGCGGCGAATGCGTGGTGCTACATGGCCGTTCGGGCAGCGGAAAATCGACGCTGCTGCGCGCGCTATACGGCAACTATCAGGCCAACAGCGGGCATATCTGGCTGCAACATCAGGGCGAATGGATCGACATGGCTAATGCCCCCGCGCGCCAGATTCTGGCGATTCGCTGCCATACCATCGGCTGGGTCAGCCAGTTTCTGCGCGTCATTCCACGCGTGCCGACGCTGGAGATCGTCATGCAGCCGCTGCTGGAGCGCGGCACCGAGCGTGCCTTCTGCGAAAAGCGCGCCAAAGAGCTGCTGACGCGCCTCAACGTGCCGGAGCGTTTGTGGTCACTGGCGCCGTCCACTTTTTCCGGTGGCGAACAGCAGCGCGTCAATATCGCGCGCGGTTTTATCGCCGACTATCCGGTGCTGCTGCTGGATGAGCCGACCGCCTCGCTGGATAGCGCCAACAGCGCCGCGGTGGTGGAACTGATTGAACAGGCGCGCGCCCGCGGTGCCGCCATTGTCGGTATTTTCCATGACGAAGCGGTGCGTGCACGCGTCGCCGATCGCCTGCACGTCATGCAGCCAGTGAACACAGGAGCAGAAGCATGA
- a CDS encoding alpha-D-ribose 1-methylphosphonate 5-phosphate C-P-lyase PhnJ, with translation MSELTGYNNGYLDEQTKRTIRRAILKAVAIPGYQVPFAGREMPMPYGWGTGGIQITASIIGDADVLKVIDQGADDTTNAVSIRRFFQRVSGAATTERTVDATLIQTRHRIPETPLEEDQILIFQVPIPEPLRFIEPRETETRTMHALEEYGIMQVKLYEDIARYGHIATTYAYPVKVNDRYVMDPSPIPKFDNPKMHMMPALQLFGAGREKRIYALPPFTKVESLDFDDHPFSVQQWDEPCALCGSRHSYLDEVVMDDAGTRMFVCSDTDFCHQQQEQQHAQ, from the coding sequence ATGAGTGAGTTAACCGGCTACAACAACGGTTATCTGGATGAACAAACCAAACGCACCATCCGCCGCGCAATATTAAAAGCAGTAGCGATTCCCGGTTATCAGGTGCCGTTTGCCGGACGCGAAATGCCGATGCCGTATGGCTGGGGCACCGGCGGCATTCAGATCACCGCCAGCATCATTGGCGATGCCGATGTGCTGAAGGTGATCGATCAGGGCGCCGATGACACCACCAACGCGGTATCGATTCGTCGCTTCTTTCAGCGCGTCAGCGGCGCGGCAACCACCGAACGTACGGTTGATGCCACGCTGATTCAGACGCGGCACCGCATTCCCGAAACGCCGCTGGAAGAGGATCAGATCCTGATTTTCCAGGTGCCAATCCCGGAACCGCTGCGTTTTATTGAGCCGCGCGAGACCGAAACCCGCACCATGCACGCGCTGGAGGAGTACGGCATCATGCAGGTGAAACTGTATGAAGATATTGCCCGCTACGGTCACATCGCCACCACCTATGCCTATCCGGTGAAGGTCAACGATCGCTACGTGATGGATCCGTCACCGATCCCCAAATTCGACAACCCGAAGATGCACATGATGCCGGCGCTGCAGCTGTTTGGTGCCGGACGTGAAAAACGCATCTATGCGCTGCCGCCGTTTACCAAAGTGGAAAGTCTCGACTTCGACGATCACCCGTTCAGCGTGCAGCAGTGGGATGAACCCTGCGCGCTGTGCGGTTCGCGCCACAGCTACCTCGACGAGGTGGTGATGGATGACGCCGGTACGCGCATGTTTGTCTGCTCCGATACCGATTTTTGCCACCAGCAGCAGGAACAACAGCATGCACAGTGA
- a CDS encoding ATP-binding protein — MSHGLHWHAGARSRLLLFNLLVMSVTLAVGLVAIFGFRHAGHIQEQAQAQTLADMNGSLALARDTANVAIASVRLSQVVGALEYQSESARLQQTQRALQQSLTLLAHAPLAAQQPQLLTRIRERSQMLELSINQLLREGHQRHLQRNVMLSGLWQAQLLLNRIDLLTHANSPSDALRQQTHSLLSVAIQSTGPQAAVQQLQTVLRQWHALALSGVLNTQAQRLIATSSSLLPVAQQLEQSDIAIAYATYRIKALVAMLNEDITHYVQLVAQQSDARSAVTHEELDSIIGFIGLFMLLALLITGYAGYYIYRNLGSSLTAIAHAMTRLAQGEKSVNVPGLARRDELGDLARAFNVFARNTASLAHTSRLLKEKSNQLESTFLAMRDGFALFDNSGQLVVWNAQYAELLGIAPRELHRGLHYQQLLTRVNIQLNGLADAQEVRLDDGRTLELRFSPVPRRGMVNTVLERTTRKALEEALLHSQKMKAVGQLTGGLAHDFNNLLAVIIGSLALTVDQLPPGTLANRIDRARQAADRAAQLTQRLLAFSRKQALYPRAVSVVELVDNLHSLLQHALLPGQQLVVDAQRPGWPAWIDAGQLENALMNLVVNARDAMEQQSGEIRLRIWNQRKQEADGKRDRVTIEVIDHGCGMSTEVREQVFEPFFTTKAIGSGSGLGLSMVYGFVRQSGGQVELETAPGQGTTVRLLLPRAPDTAQPVALPSAFTPEISSDRLVLVLDDEPTVRQTLCEHLHQLGYLTLECGDGESALALLRQTPDVELLISDLMLPGGLNGADVIRQAQAQWPHLATILISGQDLRQTQVTLPLCERLAKPWQQAQLVQVLERAWQRSARLNRARQAATAAPLSR, encoded by the coding sequence ATGAGTCACGGTCTGCACTGGCACGCTGGCGCACGTAGTCGCCTGCTGCTGTTTAACCTGCTGGTGATGTCGGTCACGCTGGCAGTCGGCCTGGTGGCGATTTTTGGATTTCGCCACGCCGGTCACATTCAGGAACAGGCACAGGCACAAACTCTGGCCGATATGAATGGCAGCCTGGCGCTGGCGCGCGATACCGCCAATGTGGCGATTGCCTCAGTGCGCCTGTCGCAGGTGGTCGGCGCGCTGGAGTATCAGAGCGAGTCGGCTCGATTGCAGCAAACCCAACGGGCGTTGCAGCAGTCGCTGACGCTGCTAGCCCACGCGCCGCTGGCCGCTCAGCAACCGCAGCTGCTCACGCGGATTCGTGAACGCAGCCAGATGCTGGAACTGAGCATTAATCAACTGCTGCGTGAAGGTCATCAACGCCACTTGCAGCGCAACGTGATGCTAAGCGGCCTGTGGCAAGCGCAGCTGCTGCTTAATCGTATTGATCTCCTGACTCACGCCAATTCCCCTTCTGACGCGCTGCGTCAGCAAACCCACAGCCTGTTAAGCGTGGCGATTCAATCCACGGGGCCACAAGCGGCGGTGCAGCAGCTGCAAACGGTGCTGCGCCAGTGGCACGCGTTAGCACTGAGCGGCGTGTTAAATACCCAGGCACAACGGCTGATCGCGACCAGCAGCAGTTTGCTACCCGTGGCGCAGCAGCTTGAGCAGAGTGATATCGCTATCGCCTACGCCACCTACCGCATTAAAGCGCTGGTGGCGATGCTCAATGAAGACATCACCCATTACGTGCAGCTGGTGGCGCAGCAGAGCGATGCGCGCAGCGCAGTGACTCACGAGGAGCTGGATTCCATCATCGGCTTTATTGGCCTGTTTATGCTGCTGGCGCTGCTGATCACCGGTTACGCGGGTTACTACATTTACCGCAATCTCGGCTCCAGCCTGACGGCGATCGCCCACGCCATGACGCGGCTGGCACAGGGTGAAAAGAGCGTCAACGTACCCGGTCTGGCGCGGCGCGATGAGCTTGGCGATCTGGCGCGCGCCTTTAACGTGTTTGCGCGTAATACCGCCTCGCTGGCGCACACCTCGCGCCTGCTGAAAGAGAAAAGCAACCAGCTGGAATCCACCTTTCTGGCGATGCGCGACGGCTTTGCGCTGTTTGACAACAGCGGCCAGCTGGTGGTGTGGAATGCGCAATATGCCGAGCTGCTGGGTATCGCGCCGCGCGAACTGCATCGCGGCCTGCACTATCAGCAGCTGCTAACCCGCGTCAATATCCAGCTCAACGGGCTAGCGGATGCCCAGGAAGTGCGGCTGGATGATGGCCGCACGCTGGAGCTGCGTTTCAGCCCGGTGCCGCGTCGTGGCATGGTGAACACCGTGCTGGAGCGCACCACGCGCAAAGCGCTGGAAGAAGCGCTGCTGCACAGCCAGAAGATGAAAGCGGTTGGACAGCTAACCGGCGGACTGGCGCATGATTTCAATAATCTGCTGGCGGTGATCATTGGCAGCCTGGCGCTCACCGTCGATCAGCTGCCGCCCGGCACACTCGCCAACCGCATCGATCGTGCCCGTCAGGCGGCCGACCGTGCCGCACAATTAACGCAGCGCCTGCTGGCCTTCTCGCGCAAACAGGCGCTCTACCCGCGTGCGGTATCGGTGGTGGAGCTGGTAGACAATCTGCACTCGCTGTTGCAGCACGCGCTGTTACCGGGACAGCAGCTGGTGGTGGATGCACAGCGTCCCGGCTGGCCGGCGTGGATCGATGCCGGCCAGCTGGAAAATGCGTTGATGAATCTGGTGGTGAATGCGCGCGATGCCATGGAGCAACAAAGCGGAGAAATCCGTCTGCGCATCTGGAACCAGCGCAAGCAGGAAGCGGACGGCAAACGCGATCGCGTCACGATTGAGGTTATCGATCACGGTTGTGGCATGTCGACGGAGGTGCGTGAACAGGTGTTTGAGCCATTCTTTACCACCAAAGCGATCGGCAGCGGCAGCGGTTTGGGGTTATCGATGGTGTATGGCTTTGTGCGTCAGTCCGGCGGGCAGGTAGAACTGGAAACCGCGCCGGGGCAAGGCACCACCGTGCGCCTGCTGCTGCCACGCGCACCAGATACCGCGCAGCCGGTGGCGCTGCCGTCGGCCTTTACCCCGGAAATCAGCAGCGATCGGCTGGTATTGGTGCTGGATGATGAACCCACGGTGCGGCAAACGCTGTGTGAACATCTGCATCAGCTCGGTTACCTGACGCTGGAGTGCGGTGACGGCGAAAGCGCGCTGGCACTGCTGCGCCAGACGCCAGATGTTGAGCTGCTGATCAGTGATTTGATGCTGCCGGGCGGGCTTAACGGTGCGGACGTGATTCGCCAGGCGCAGGCGCAGTGGCCGCATCTGGCGACAATCTTAATCAGCGGTCAGGATCTGCGTCAGACGCAGGTCACGCTGCCGCTGTGTGAGCGGCTGGCGAAACCCTGGCAGCAGGCGCAGCTGGTGCAGGTGCTGGAGCGCGCCTGGCAACGCAGTGCACGGCTTAATCGCGCGCGGCAGGCTGCCACAGCGGCACCCCTTTCCCGGTGA
- the phnM gene encoding alpha-D-ribose 1-methylphosphonate 5-triphosphate diphosphatase, with protein sequence MIINNVRLVLEQEVVAGSLEIRDGRIASFSDSRSQLAGALDGENAFLLPGLVELHTDNLDKFFTPRPKVDWPAHSAMSSHDALMVASGITTVLDAISVGDVRDGGHRLDNLTKMIDAIQDSNRKGINRADHHLHLRCELPHNTTLPLFEALMNTPELSLVSLMDHSPGQRQYASLEMYRTYYQGKYQLSDAQMDQFEREQLALAAEFSTPNRNAISSLCRSRGIPLASHDDATAAHVAESHDVGSAIAEFPTTREAARASRECGMQVLMGAPNIVRGGSHSGNVAAAELASHGLLDILSSDYYPASLLDAVFRLVADERNTLTLPQAAALVTCNPAQAIGLHDRGRIAEGLRADLVLAHTDHGHSHIRHVWSQGKLVF encoded by the coding sequence ATGATTATTAACAACGTCCGGCTGGTGCTGGAGCAGGAAGTGGTGGCCGGATCGCTGGAGATCCGCGACGGGCGCATTGCCAGTTTCAGCGACAGTCGTAGCCAGCTGGCGGGCGCGCTGGATGGCGAAAACGCCTTTCTGCTGCCGGGCCTGGTAGAGTTGCACACGGACAATCTCGATAAATTCTTCACGCCGCGACCGAAAGTCGATTGGCCCGCGCACTCGGCAATGAGCAGCCACGATGCGCTAATGGTCGCCAGCGGCATTACCACGGTGCTGGATGCGATTAGCGTTGGCGACGTGCGCGATGGCGGCCATCGTCTGGATAATCTGACAAAGATGATCGACGCGATTCAGGACAGCAATCGCAAAGGGATTAACCGCGCCGATCACCATTTGCATCTGCGCTGCGAGCTGCCGCACAACACCACGCTGCCGCTGTTTGAGGCGCTGATGAACACGCCGGAGCTGTCGCTGGTGTCGCTGATGGACCACTCGCCGGGCCAGCGTCAGTACGCCTCGCTGGAGATGTATCGCACCTATTATCAGGGCAAATATCAGCTCAGCGACGCGCAGATGGATCAGTTTGAACGCGAACAGCTGGCGCTGGCCGCTGAGTTCTCGACGCCGAACCGCAACGCCATCTCCAGTTTGTGCCGTTCGCGCGGCATTCCGCTGGCCAGCCACGATGATGCCACGGCGGCCCACGTCGCCGAATCGCATGATGTTGGCAGCGCCATCGCCGAATTTCCCACCACGCGGGAAGCAGCGCGCGCCTCGCGTGAATGTGGCATGCAGGTGTTGATGGGCGCACCGAATATCGTGCGCGGCGGATCGCACTCCGGCAATGTAGCGGCGGCGGAACTCGCCAGTCACGGCCTGCTGGATATTCTCTCCTCCGACTACTATCCCGCCAGTTTGCTCGACGCGGTGTTCCGTTTGGTCGCCGATGAACGCAATACCCTGACGCTGCCGCAGGCGGCGGCGCTGGTGACGTGCAATCCGGCGCAGGCGATTGGCCTGCACGATCGCGGGCGCATCGCCGAAGGGCTGCGCGCCGATTTAGTACTGGCGCATACCGATCATGGCCATTCACACATTCGCCACGTCTGGTCGCAAGGCAAGTTGGTGTTCTGA
- the phnC gene encoding phosphonate ABC transporter ATP-binding protein yields the protein MAQALLKTVVDNPFPPITGQGNKVLSVQGLCKAYGANKVLDNVSFDLHAGELVAVIGRSGAGKSTLLHMLNGTISASQGAILSNHQGEVDRDVVTLNSRQMREWRSECGMIFQDFCLVPRLDVITNVLLGRLSQTSTLKSFFKVFSETDRARAIELLQWMNMLPQALQRAENLSGGQMQRVAICRALMQNPRILLADEPVASLDPKNTKRIMDVLRQVSEQGISVMVNLHSIELVRSYCTRVIGIQRGRVLFDGHPSQLTDGLMHELYGDEINQLH from the coding sequence ATGGCACAGGCATTACTGAAAACCGTCGTCGACAATCCGTTTCCGCCCATCACCGGGCAGGGCAACAAGGTGCTGTCGGTGCAAGGATTGTGTAAAGCGTACGGCGCTAACAAGGTGCTGGATAACGTCAGCTTCGATCTGCATGCGGGCGAGCTGGTGGCCGTGATTGGTCGCTCAGGCGCAGGCAAATCGACGCTGCTGCATATGTTGAACGGCACCATCAGCGCCTCACAGGGCGCGATTCTCAGCAATCATCAGGGCGAAGTGGATCGCGATGTGGTGACGCTGAACAGCCGCCAGATGCGTGAATGGCGCAGCGAATGCGGCATGATTTTCCAGGATTTCTGTCTGGTGCCGCGCCTTGATGTGATCACCAATGTGCTGCTCGGCCGTTTAAGCCAGACCTCAACGCTGAAATCGTTCTTCAAAGTCTTTTCCGAAACCGACCGCGCTCGCGCCATTGAACTGCTGCAGTGGATGAACATGCTGCCGCAGGCGCTACAGCGTGCAGAAAACCTCTCCGGCGGCCAGATGCAACGCGTGGCGATTTGCCGGGCGCTGATGCAGAACCCGCGCATCCTGCTGGCGGATGAACCGGTAGCGTCACTCGATCCGAAAAATACCAAGCGCATCATGGACGTGCTGCGCCAGGTGAGCGAGCAGGGCATCAGCGTGATGGTCAACCTGCACTCAATCGAACTGGTGCGAAGCTACTGCACCCGCGTCATCGGCATTCAGCGCGGCAGAGTGCTGTTTGATGGACATCCTTCCCAGTTGACCGACGGCCTGATGCATGAGCTGTACGGCGACGAAATTAACCAGCTCCACTAA
- the phnE gene encoding phosphonate ABC transporter, permease protein PhnE: protein MITLAPDVAKIKQEHAALFAAQQRYLRRVALVALAIVLYYLFFFAFFGIEWSRFLIGCQQLSRYFLRMFVWQDFLNWPFGYYFTQVGITLAIVFSGTLTASLIALPVSFLAARNVMHDPVTRPISLAVRRVLDVLRGIDMAIWGLIFVRAVGMGPLAGVLAIVVQDVGLLGKLYAEGHEAVERSPSRGLSAVGANSLQKHRYGIFTQSFPTFLALSLYQIESNTRSAAVLGFVGAGGVGLVYAENMRLWNWDVVMFLTIILVAVVMIMDVVSSKLRKRYITGKGVPLWQPAARD, encoded by the coding sequence ATGATTACGCTGGCACCGGATGTCGCCAAAATCAAACAGGAGCATGCCGCCCTGTTTGCCGCTCAGCAGCGCTATTTGCGTCGCGTGGCACTGGTGGCGCTGGCTATCGTGCTTTACTACCTGTTCTTTTTTGCATTTTTTGGCATTGAATGGAGCCGCTTTCTCATCGGCTGCCAGCAGCTTAGCCGCTACTTCCTGCGCATGTTTGTCTGGCAGGATTTCCTCAACTGGCCGTTTGGCTACTACTTCACCCAGGTGGGGATTACGCTGGCGATTGTGTTTTCCGGTACGCTAACCGCCTCACTGATTGCGCTGCCGGTTTCGTTCCTCGCGGCGCGTAACGTGATGCACGATCCCGTGACGCGGCCGATTTCACTGGCGGTGCGTCGCGTGCTTGATGTATTGCGGGGCATCGACATGGCGATCTGGGGGCTGATCTTCGTGCGCGCCGTGGGCATGGGGCCGCTGGCGGGCGTGTTGGCGATTGTGGTTCAGGACGTTGGCCTGCTCGGCAAACTGTATGCCGAAGGGCACGAAGCGGTGGAGCGTTCACCGAGCCGCGGCCTTAGCGCGGTGGGCGCTAACAGCCTGCAAAAACATCGCTACGGCATCTTCACCCAGTCGTTCCCGACCTTTCTCGCGCTCAGCCTGTATCAGATTGAGTCCAACACGCGGTCGGCGGCGGTGCTCGGTTTCGTCGGCGCCGGCGGTGTGGGGCTGGTTTATGCCGAGAACATGCGTCTATGGAACTGGGATGTCGTGATGTTCCTGACCATTATCCTGGTGGCGGTGGTGATGATCATGGACGTGGTGTCCAGCAAGCTGCGCAAACGCTATATCACCGGGAAAGGGGTGCCGCTGTGGCAGCCTGCCGCGCGCGATTAA
- the phnK gene encoding phosphonate C-P lyase system protein PhnK: protein MHSEQPLLAVNNLTHLYAPGKGFEEVSFELYPGEVLGIVGESGSGKTTLLRSLSARLAPQQGNILYRAQDLYQLSESDRRRLLRTEWGVVHQHPLDGLRPQVTAGGNIGERLMAVGNRHYGDIRKEAMRWLQDVEIPANRIDDLPTTFSGGMQQRLQIARNLVTQPTLVFMDEPTGGLDVSVQARLLDLLRTLVRELNLAVVIVTHDLGVARLLAHRLLVMKQGRVVESGLTDRVLDDPHHPYTQLLVSSVLS from the coding sequence ATGCACAGTGAACAGCCGCTGCTTGCGGTCAACAATCTGACGCACCTTTATGCGCCAGGCAAAGGCTTTGAAGAGGTGAGTTTTGAGCTCTATCCTGGCGAAGTGTTAGGCATTGTCGGGGAATCCGGTTCGGGCAAAACCACGCTGCTGCGCAGCCTGTCGGCACGGTTAGCCCCGCAGCAGGGCAACATTCTTTACCGTGCGCAGGATCTTTATCAGCTGAGCGAGAGCGATCGCCGCCGCCTGCTGCGCACCGAATGGGGCGTGGTGCATCAGCATCCGCTGGATGGTTTGCGTCCGCAGGTGACGGCGGGCGGCAACATCGGTGAACGCCTGATGGCGGTGGGCAATCGCCACTATGGCGATATCCGTAAAGAGGCGATGCGCTGGCTGCAGGATGTCGAAATCCCCGCCAACCGCATCGACGATCTGCCCACCACTTTCTCCGGCGGTATGCAGCAGCGCTTGCAGATTGCGCGCAACCTGGTGACGCAGCCGACGCTGGTGTTTATGGATGAGCCGACCGGTGGTTTGGATGTGTCGGTGCAGGCGCGCCTGCTGGATCTGCTGCGCACGCTGGTGCGTGAGCTGAATCTGGCGGTGGTGATTGTCACCCACGATCTCGGCGTGGCGCGTTTGCTGGCGCATCGTTTGCTGGTGATGAAGCAGGGCCGCGTGGTCGAGAGCGGGCTGACGGATCGCGTGCTGGACGATCCGCATCATCCGTATACCCAACTATTGGTTTCGTCGGTGTTGAGTTAA
- the phnE gene encoding phosphonate ABC transporter, permease protein PhnE, translating into MTDFEHYYQRIRRQQKRDSLLWSLLLLALYLAAGKMAEFNLLTVWQSLPHFFDYIGATLPVLHLPLLFADGKTEGSLAYWGYRLHFQLPLIWETLQLALSSTIVAVGIAAVLAFFAADNTQTPRSLRIAIRAFVAFLRTMPELAWAVMFVMAFGIGAIPGFLALALHTVGSLTKLFYEAIESASDKPVRGLAACGASKLQRMRFAFWPQVKPTFLSYSFMRLEVNFRSSTILGLVGAGGIGQELMTNIKLDRYDQVSITLLLIIVVVSLLDTLSGWLRRRVVEGEMQ; encoded by the coding sequence TTGACCGATTTCGAACACTACTACCAACGCATCCGCCGCCAGCAAAAGCGCGACTCGCTGCTGTGGTCGCTGCTGTTGCTGGCGCTCTATCTGGCCGCGGGCAAGATGGCGGAATTCAATCTGCTCACCGTCTGGCAATCGTTGCCACACTTCTTTGATTACATCGGCGCAACCCTGCCGGTGCTGCACCTGCCGTTGCTGTTTGCCGATGGCAAAACCGAAGGTTCGCTGGCCTATTGGGGCTACCGTCTGCACTTCCAGCTGCCGCTGATCTGGGAAACCTTACAGCTGGCGCTGTCGTCCACCATCGTGGCGGTAGGCATTGCCGCCGTGCTGGCGTTTTTCGCCGCCGATAATACGCAAACGCCGCGCAGCCTGCGCATCGCGATCCGCGCCTTTGTCGCCTTCCTGCGCACCATGCCGGAGCTGGCGTGGGCGGTGATGTTTGTTATGGCATTCGGCATTGGCGCCATTCCCGGCTTCCTCGCGCTGGCGCTGCACACCGTCGGCAGTTTGACCAAACTGTTCTACGAAGCGATTGAGAGCGCCTCGGATAAACCGGTGCGCGGCCTCGCTGCCTGCGGGGCCAGCAAACTGCAGCGCATGCGCTTCGCCTTCTGGCCGCAGGTTAAACCGACGTTCCTCTCCTACAGCTTTATGCGTCTGGAAGTTAACTTCCGCTCCTCGACCATTCTTGGCCTGGTTGGCGCGGGCGGGATCGGCCAGGAGCTGATGACCAATATAAAACTCGATCGTTACGATCAGGTCAGCATCACGCTGCTGCTGATTATTGTGGTGGTTTCGCTGCTGGATACCTTGTCTGGCTGGCTGCGTCGCCGCGTGGTGGAAGGAGAGATGCAATGA